The following DNA comes from Solanum stenotomum isolate F172 chromosome 11, ASM1918654v1, whole genome shotgun sequence.
GAATTCAAATACAGAAATGAGTCATAACTATGCTCGTCGGCATAGGGATAAATCATTCAAACTACCTAGTTTGTAGGAGTTCTTTCctttgagctgagggtctatcggaaaacaacctttctaccccaaaggtaggggtaaggtttgcgtacatcCTACCCTTTTGGGATTACACCGGGCATGTTGTCGTTGCTATTAGTTTATAGGAGTTCTTCTGCGCATGCCCTAATTATTTCTCGTGTTTTGTTCTCTGGATAATTTTGTCGAATATGTTGATAATGTGCAATTCTCtgtgtttgtttattattgCTGAACTTAGTCATTTAGAAAAAGCGGAATGCACATACTTATCAAAAAGGGGGATAGGGTGGAATACACATTCAGTGAACTGCATAGAGAAGTTGAATACTTATTAATGTCTTGACTAGTTAtgcctctttttttttgggggttataaaaatataagaagatGTAACTAGTCAAGACATTAGTATCATATTTATACAAATCCAAGTTCATGGTACCCCAGTTATGAAACCCCTTCTCTCCCACTTCACACCTTGGATCAATTGCATTAAGTAAAATTTGAAGGGAGTCCCTCCTCTTTCGTAAATCACCCATTAAGAACCAGTTGCATCatgtaaaatttgaaaattttgtctGTTTTGGGATATGACAAGATCTATGCAATGGCTAGATAGCATCCTTTAGTAAGAGTAGTCATTTCCATGGGAGTTGAAAAGAAGAGCTGAATCGTGATTCGTATAGTAGGCGTTCCAGAACTATGGACCTAGCTGAATTGGAGAGCCCCAAAGTCTGAAGGTAGTCGGTAAAATATCATTTgctcaaaaactgacttaagtGTATTGTActgtattttcttttaatgcaTGTGTGAGCTTTCTGTTTTCTGCTGAAGCTTTTACCTGTTAAACTTGGCATCACCTATGAGATTTATTGTCAAATGAAACAAAGTATTATAATAAAGCAAGTGATACTGCTatcttttctacccatgttaAACATTTAAATTACATGAAGATGAAAACCAAGGAGAATGAGAAAGGAGTGTGTACCAACTACCAAGAACTCAAGTATCTCTCCTTGCCTTATTTCGGTTAATACTTAATGTCATTCCAGTAGCTCCTTGTTAGGCACATATTTAGAAAATCATTCATCGGTTACGTGAAAAAACGAGTATGTTTAGGGTGTTTTGCACCCTTATGAGTACTAGTATGCAATGAATCCTTGTTCTAACAGTGTGGAGTAAGTGTATAGATTCTAACACAATTTTGAAGTCATTTCTTTTACCTTTATTAGCTAGCAACTTTTCAATTGGATCATCGTTAAAGCTGtgctttgaagaacttgaagtcTGAGTTTCTTATTATGTCTTGGAGCTTTTTCTATAAACTACGGAGCATTGACTTTCTCTGCTCAACCTCCTTTGCTAGCTGTTTTATTATGAATATTGATCCAAGTTATTTTTCTTCCAGAACTTCCAAATTTGTGAGACTAAACTGCTTCTTCGACTACTTAACATTTATGTAGGTGGGGACAATTGCTCTTCTTGCTTTGACAGGATTGCTAGTCTTTATGGTTTTCTTTGTCGCGGCAACTGTCAACGCCATTGTGATCTCACTTCTCATGTCGTTAGCGGCTGCAGGAGGATTCTTGGCTCTTTTCTTTGGCTGCTTAACTGCAATTTATATTGGGGCTCTATCAGTTGCTGTATTTGTCATTTCCACTACAACAATTATAGCAATTTTCGCTGTGATTGTGGCTACAGGTATACCGTATACAGAAGGGAGTTCGTTTTCTGCTTCAGTTAAAGCaccttctttttgtttttcacgTGTTTtagcttttatatattttttgttttacctATATATGAGAGTTTGTCTTCAGCGAGTATGGATTTACTCATTGCTTATACATCATACTTTTGTACCCCGTCATTTACACCCATATTCCAGATTGCTACCTCTCACGGTGCCCAGCTAGAAAAGGATAACGTAAGAGAAGTTAAGGAAATTCTAAGTTCCATAAGGCCATATATTCTTTAGAGTTAATGGTTAAGAACATACCTGAAGTATCACGTTTTTTGCGAGTTCCCTACCTGATAGTCACCAACTGTTTATCAAAAAATACACCTCAACTTCCAGTTGTTCGCTTTTCCTACATGAAAAATCACTATCGTTCAGGTAGGAAGCTCGCATAAACGTGATACTTTAGGTATGTTTTTGCCATTATCTCTATGCCTTACCTTAAACATATAGGTTCATTTGGTGGTTCATGGACTAAATGTAAACATGAAGTTCTTGAAAACTTTGGTTTTGCAGGGGTGCTACTTAGTACAGGGTTCAGCCAAGCCAAGTCACTCGATCGAGAATAGCTCATTTTCTCCCTCTTCTCTTCAGACGTAGACTTCTTTTGTCGGAAAATCTTGTGGAAACTTGATGTTCTGTTTTCTCTGTTTACTTATGTACCTGTCCCTTCTTTTGGAGttcacatttccttatttaaCACTGAACTGTCCTTTGATTATGCCCAAATACTGAGCGTCTTGTTTCCCCTACGTCGTTACATATATGAATGTCTCAATCTGGTATTCTACATGTGCCTCAGGTTGGATTGGATTCTTCTGGACTATATGGCTAGCAACAAAGAAAAGTGCAAGTCTTGCCAAACGCTCATTGAACGCGACAGGATCAGCACTATCCGCTTACTCTTCCACCAGACATGTGCGACACAACCATGACGCATGATGAATCATGCTTACAATCAAGAAAAGGAGAAGGCCACTTCTATGAATAAGTCTTGAATGATGAATACTACCAACTACCATATGTATTTTGGCTTTAGTGCTTTTAACGCCTTTCCGTGatgatatataaatatgtcGTTGGTATTTAAGCTTGTCGTGCATCTTCCATATGCGTGGAGACTAGTGAGCTTGGTTCCATGGGGCTTTTTGTTATGGTTGGAAACTGGCCTGTAAATTGTTCTTGAGAAATAGATGTTATTGCCAGTTAGCAAGTATTAGTATATgtttttgaaatcttgaatatGTTGAATGAGAATGTAA
Coding sequences within:
- the LOC125845488 gene encoding uncharacterized protein LOC125845488; this encodes MGDTTEKSNGEFQEKFDDGETIDSTNFKKPSKGMNQEEEEGVTLVDIFNRFVSAIFSSDNNNNGQIIQRIKGFVSENVPLLHQASKNTAHNVYNWTRKGSPLRALLVVSVGTIALLALTGLLVFMVFFVAATVNAIVISLLMSLAAAGGFLALFFGCLTAIYIGALSVAVFVISTTTIIAIFAVIVATGWIGFFWTIWLATKKSASLAKRSLNATGSALSAYSSTRHVRHNHDA